In a single window of the Armatimonadota bacterium genome:
- a CDS encoding CocE/NonD family hydrolase, translated as MAVRSGRARRRRGRPDEEAPGRTVEVAGMRIEYDVPVPMDDGVVLRADVFRPAAPGRYPAIVSYGPYGKGLPYQWGYRDQWRALIRAFPEVAEGSSCRYQNWEVVDPEKWVPDGYACVRVDSRGAGRSPGLLDIFSPRETQDFAACIEWVAARSWCNGKIGLNGISYYAINQWLVAGLQPPHLAAMCAWEGAADYYRDWHRHGGILCTFTGSWFKAQVETVQHGVGTRGAVDPNTGELVAGPDTLPDSVLALNRVDPQREALRRELDDSWYRERSADWSRVTVPFLSAGNWGGQGLHLRGNVEAFAQAASNRKWLEIHGLEHWTHFSTHYGLALQKRFFDHFLKGLDNGWDREPPVLLQIRHVDGFEPRKETAWPLDGTRWTRFYLSPADRTLRPDPPAAQAAATYRALEEGVTFSTAPFEAPTEVTGPVAAKLFIASSTADADLFLVLQLFDPHGREVTFPGAVEPRAPIAQGWLRASHRKLDRQRSTPYRPYHAHDERQPLVPGQVYEVDVEIWPTCIVIPPGYRLTLTVQGRDLERPVSGETLGPWQAMRGSGPFVHNHPWDRRPEIYGGRVTVYGGGATPSFLLLPVVPDRHGGRG; from the coding sequence ATGGCGGTGAGATCAGGGCGCGCCCGGCGGCGGAGGGGCCGACCGGACGAGGAGGCCCCGGGGCGAACGGTCGAGGTCGCCGGCATGCGCATCGAGTACGACGTGCCCGTGCCGATGGACGACGGCGTGGTGCTCCGCGCCGATGTCTTCCGGCCCGCCGCCCCCGGACGCTATCCGGCCATCGTGAGCTACGGGCCGTACGGCAAGGGCCTGCCGTATCAGTGGGGATACCGGGACCAGTGGCGGGCCCTCATCCGGGCCTTCCCCGAAGTCGCCGAGGGATCGTCGTGCCGGTATCAGAACTGGGAGGTGGTCGATCCGGAGAAGTGGGTCCCCGACGGCTACGCCTGCGTGCGGGTGGACTCGCGCGGGGCGGGGCGGTCCCCCGGCCTCCTCGACATCTTCTCCCCGCGCGAGACGCAGGACTTCGCCGCGTGCATCGAGTGGGTGGCGGCCCGCTCCTGGTGCAACGGGAAGATCGGGCTGAACGGGATCTCCTACTACGCGATCAATCAGTGGCTGGTGGCCGGGCTGCAGCCGCCGCACCTTGCCGCGATGTGCGCCTGGGAGGGGGCCGCCGACTACTACCGCGACTGGCACCGGCACGGCGGCATCCTCTGCACCTTCACCGGGTCGTGGTTCAAGGCCCAGGTGGAAACGGTGCAGCACGGTGTCGGGACGCGGGGAGCGGTCGATCCCAACACCGGCGAACTGGTGGCCGGCCCCGACACCCTGCCCGACAGCGTGCTGGCGCTGAACCGGGTGGATCCCCAGCGCGAGGCGCTGCGGCGCGAGCTGGACGATTCCTGGTACCGCGAGCGGTCCGCCGACTGGTCACGGGTCACCGTGCCGTTTTTGTCCGCGGGCAACTGGGGCGGACAGGGCCTGCACCTGCGCGGCAACGTTGAGGCGTTCGCGCAGGCGGCATCGAACCGGAAGTGGCTGGAGATCCACGGGCTCGAGCATTGGACCCACTTTTCGACCCACTACGGCCTCGCCCTCCAGAAGCGGTTCTTCGACCACTTCCTCAAAGGTCTGGACAACGGCTGGGACCGGGAACCGCCCGTGTTGCTCCAGATCCGCCACGTCGACGGGTTCGAACCTCGGAAGGAGACCGCCTGGCCGCTGGACGGCACCCGATGGACCCGCTTCTACCTCTCACCCGCCGACCGCACCCTGCGGCCCGACCCCCCCGCGGCCCAGGCCGCAGCGACGTACCGGGCGCTGGAGGAGGGTGTTACCTTCTCCACGGCGCCCTTCGAGGCGCCGACTGAAGTCACCGGTCCCGTGGCGGCGAAGCTCTTCATCGCCTCCTCGACCGCGGACGCCGACCTGTTCCTGGTCCTGCAGCTCTTCGACCCGCACGGCAGGGAGGTGACCTTTCCGGGCGCGGTGGAGCCGCGGGCGCCCATCGCCCAGGGCTGGCTGCGGGCTTCCCACCGCAAACTGGACCGGCAGCGCTCCACGCCCTACCGTCCCTATCATGCGCACGACGAACGGCAGCCGCTGGTGCCCGGACAGGTCTATGAAGTCGATGTGGAGATCTGGCCGACCTGCATTGTAATTCCCCCCGGGTACCGGTTGACGCTCACGGTGCAGGGCCGGGACCTGGAGCGTCCGGTCTCGGGAGAGACCCTCGGACCCTGGCAGGCGATGCGGGGCTCCGGGCCGTTCGTGCACAACCATCCGTGGGATCGGCGTCCGGAGATCTACGGCGGCCGGGTGACCGTCTACGGCGGCGGCGCGACGCCGTCCTTCCTGCTCCTGCCCGTCGTCCCTGACCGCCACGGGGGGCGCGGGTGA
- a CDS encoding dihydroorotase family protein, whose amino-acid sequence MLDLAVLGGTVVTPLSSFRAHVYLHEGRVAAVSTERLPAREVVDAAGLHVLPGMVDAHVHFMDPGATDREDFITGSAAAAAGGVTTVIEHTHAHPVCDAAALRAKAAHLARRSLVDFGLAAHVLPDRLQEVPEVWAAGALYLKVFTCTTHGIAGLSAADLLHVFRTAAAHGAICLVHCEDDAITAFAERELRAAGRRDFAVIPLWRSREAEWTAAATVALLARLTGARVVVAHASNPQTVELAGRERRRGGAVWVESCPQYFYLREDEVERLGPFRKFTPPARARSADDERAMWALLRGGEIAYVATDHAPATRAQKQDGDIWQVHFGLPGVETTLSLLLQAVHEGHLTLPRLVEAVAETPARLYGLYPRKGTLQPGADADLVLVDMSQERVLRDEEILSKAGWTPYAGRRVRGRPVATFVRGRRVAADGRPVGEPGWGQWLRRVPAL is encoded by the coding sequence ATGCTGGATCTGGCGGTGCTGGGCGGCACGGTGGTGACACCGCTGTCCAGCTTTCGGGCCCACGTCTACCTTCACGAGGGCCGTGTGGCGGCGGTGAGCACCGAGCGTCTGCCGGCCCGCGAGGTGGTGGACGCCGCCGGACTGCATGTCCTGCCGGGCATGGTGGACGCCCACGTCCACTTCATGGACCCCGGGGCGACCGACCGCGAGGACTTCATCACCGGCAGTGCCGCGGCAGCGGCCGGGGGAGTGACCACGGTGATCGAGCACACCCACGCCCACCCGGTCTGCGACGCCGCTGCGCTGCGGGCCAAGGCCGCGCATCTGGCGCGGCGCTCGCTGGTGGACTTCGGACTGGCGGCCCATGTGCTTCCCGACCGGCTGCAGGAAGTCCCGGAGGTCTGGGCGGCCGGAGCGCTCTACCTCAAGGTCTTCACCTGCACCACGCACGGCATTGCCGGCCTGAGTGCGGCCGATCTGCTCCATGTGTTCAGGACGGCGGCCGCGCACGGCGCGATCTGTCTGGTGCACTGCGAGGACGACGCCATTACGGCCTTTGCGGAGCGGGAGCTGCGGGCGGCCGGCCGCCGCGACTTCGCCGTCATTCCCCTGTGGCGCTCGCGGGAAGCGGAGTGGACCGCCGCGGCGACCGTGGCCCTGCTGGCCCGCCTGACCGGCGCGCGGGTCGTCGTCGCCCACGCCAGCAACCCTCAGACCGTCGAGCTGGCCGGGCGGGAGCGTCGTCGGGGCGGGGCGGTGTGGGTGGAGAGCTGCCCCCAGTACTTCTACCTGCGCGAGGACGAGGTGGAACGGCTGGGGCCGTTCCGGAAGTTCACGCCGCCGGCGCGGGCCCGCAGCGCCGACGACGAGCGGGCGATGTGGGCCCTGCTGCGCGGGGGAGAGATCGCCTATGTGGCCACGGACCACGCGCCGGCGACGCGGGCCCAGAAGCAGGACGGCGACATCTGGCAGGTCCACTTCGGTCTGCCCGGCGTGGAAACGACGCTGTCGTTGCTGCTGCAGGCCGTACACGAAGGACACCTCACGCTGCCGAGGCTGGTGGAGGCGGTGGCCGAGACGCCGGCCCGGCTGTACGGGCTGTATCCGAGGAAAGGCACGCTGCAGCCCGGCGCGGATGCGGATCTGGTGCTGGTCGACATGAGCCAGGAGCGGGTGCTGCGCGACGAGGAGATCCTCTCGAAGGCCGGATGGACGCCCTATGCGGGGCGGCGGGTGCGAGGCCGGCCGGTGGCCACGTTCGTCCGCGGCCGACGGGTCGCCGCCGATGGTCGGCCCGTCGGTGAGCCGGGATGGGGGCAGTGGCTGCGCCGTGTACCGGCATTGTAG
- a CDS encoding D-glycerate dehydrogenase yields MEIFVTQPVPETALTRLREVGTVRVYPDSSRILPYEQLREEVARCDILYCLLHDRVDAGIIAAGRRLRLIASSAVVPAHVDIAAATARGIPVTHIPNIVSEATADLQWGLLLAVARRIVEGDRAVRRGLFPGSQSMYFVGAEVNGKVLGTIGLGAIGRGIARRAAGFGMTVLYTKRGRLSVAEERQLGVEYRPLDALLAESDFVAINASYHPGTHHLIGARELGLMKPTAYLINTARGPIVDEAALVEALRAGRIAGAALDVYEREPEVHPGLLDLDRVVLTPHLGSAAAETRERIAALVVDSILTFLRGGRPPFVANPEVLTGGRG; encoded by the coding sequence ATGGAGATCTTTGTCACCCAGCCGGTTCCCGAGACGGCGCTGACGCGGCTGCGGGAGGTGGGCACGGTCCGCGTCTATCCCGACAGCAGCCGCATCCTGCCTTACGAGCAGTTGCGGGAAGAGGTGGCCCGCTGCGACATCCTGTACTGCCTGCTGCACGACCGGGTCGATGCCGGGATCATTGCCGCCGGTCGACGCCTCCGGCTCATCGCCAGTTCGGCCGTCGTGCCCGCGCACGTGGACATCGCCGCGGCGACGGCCCGCGGCATCCCCGTCACGCATATCCCCAACATCGTCTCGGAAGCCACCGCCGACCTGCAGTGGGGGTTGCTGCTCGCCGTGGCCCGGCGCATCGTCGAGGGCGACCGGGCGGTGCGGCGGGGGCTGTTTCCCGGCTCGCAGTCGATGTACTTTGTGGGCGCCGAGGTGAACGGCAAGGTCCTGGGGACGATCGGCCTCGGCGCCATCGGGCGCGGGATCGCCCGCCGGGCCGCGGGGTTCGGGATGACCGTGCTCTACACCAAGCGCGGCCGGCTGAGCGTGGCCGAGGAACGGCAGCTGGGGGTGGAGTATCGCCCGCTGGACGCCCTGCTGGCAGAGAGCGACTTCGTCGCGATCAACGCCAGCTACCACCCCGGCACCCATCACCTGATCGGCGCGCGGGAGCTCGGCCTGATGAAGCCCACGGCCTACCTGATCAACACCGCCCGCGGGCCCATTGTGGACGAGGCCGCGCTGGTGGAGGCGCTGCGGGCCGGACGCATCGCCGGCGCCGCGCTCGACGTCTACGAACGGGAGCCGGAGGTGCATCCGGGACTGCTGGACCTCGACCGGGTGGTGCTGACCCCGCACCTGGGGAGCGCCGCGGCCGAGACCCGCGAGCGCATCGCCGCGCTGGTCGTGGACAGCATCCTGACCTTCCTGCGCGGCGGCCGGCCGCCCTTCGTGGCCAACCCCGAGGTCCTGACGGGCGGGAGGGGCTGA
- a CDS encoding Xaa-Pro peptidase family protein yields MRSWAPGAFGVDYEQRVEFSRLRAGRLNRVREQMRRRELDALLVWKDENVRYLTGLRPQLIAGKSGLLNGALLLPAGDPILFVSGGDADRAAQGMPWIAEFYPIPILEEQGLIDHVVAVILGGVLRRHGLQAARIGLDLAPQAMHDALRARHPGVRWVDGDAAMQAARLIKLPEELALVEEAVAIAEAVTQAAVEAVRPGRRECDVAAEAMQALYRLGGEYAHVITPFVASGERMSPPTRLATDKVIRHGDLVFIDIGAMWNGYFADLGRTVICGTPSAEQRRIYRAVHAAQQAGIEAMRPGATTGQVAAAVRQAAVGHGLAERFLNLFIGHGIGAGANEPPYVGEVFPGAAEVELQPGMLFALEPLIWVPGVPGGGGVRLEDMVLVAEDGPRRLSRLPYDRRLLETHD; encoded by the coding sequence ATGCGTTCCTGGGCGCCCGGCGCCTTCGGCGTCGACTACGAGCAGCGCGTGGAGTTTTCGCGGCTGCGGGCCGGCCGGTTGAACCGCGTCCGGGAGCAGATGCGGCGCCGCGAGCTGGACGCCCTCCTGGTGTGGAAGGACGAGAACGTCCGCTATCTGACCGGGCTGCGCCCCCAGCTCATCGCCGGAAAGAGCGGGCTGCTGAACGGCGCGCTGCTCCTTCCCGCCGGCGATCCGATTCTGTTCGTCTCCGGCGGCGATGCCGACCGGGCGGCGCAGGGCATGCCCTGGATCGCCGAGTTCTACCCCATTCCCATTCTCGAAGAGCAGGGGTTGATCGATCACGTCGTCGCAGTGATCCTGGGCGGGGTCCTGCGCCGTCACGGCCTGCAGGCCGCGCGTATCGGTCTCGATCTGGCTCCGCAGGCGATGCACGACGCCCTCCGCGCGCGTCATCCCGGGGTGCGCTGGGTGGACGGAGACGCGGCGATGCAGGCGGCGCGGCTCATCAAACTGCCTGAGGAACTGGCCCTGGTCGAGGAGGCCGTCGCCATCGCCGAGGCGGTGACGCAGGCCGCGGTTGAGGCGGTGCGTCCCGGCCGCCGGGAGTGCGACGTCGCCGCGGAGGCGATGCAGGCCCTCTACCGTCTGGGCGGGGAGTATGCCCACGTGATCACGCCCTTCGTCGCCTCGGGCGAGCGGATGTCGCCGCCGACGCGGCTGGCCACGGACAAGGTGATCCGCCACGGGGATCTGGTCTTCATCGACATCGGGGCGATGTGGAACGGATATTTCGCCGATCTCGGACGGACGGTGATCTGCGGGACGCCGTCCGCCGAGCAGCGGCGGATCTACCGGGCGGTGCACGCCGCGCAGCAGGCCGGCATCGAGGCGATGCGCCCCGGCGCCACCACGGGGCAGGTGGCCGCGGCGGTCCGACAGGCGGCCGTGGGGCACGGGCTGGCGGAGCGCTTCCTGAACCTGTTCATCGGGCACGGGATCGGCGCGGGCGCCAATGAGCCGCCCTATGTGGGCGAGGTGTTTCCCGGCGCGGCCGAGGTGGAACTGCAGCCCGGCATGCTCTTCGCCCTGGAGCCGCTGATCTGGGTCCCCGGAGTGCCCGGCGGCGGCGGGGTCCGGCTGGAGGACATGGTGCTGGTCGCCGAGGACGGCCCGCGACGGCTCTCCCGCCTGCCCTACGATCGACGGTTGCTGGAGACGCACGACTGA
- a CDS encoding alcohol dehydrogenase catalytic domain-containing protein, with protein MTVRSMVVERFGQPLVPADRPEPVPGPGEVVIRVLVCGLCRTDLKIVDGRMPFSARQVLPHVPGHEVVGEVAARGPGTALPVGQRVVVFNYWGCGRCPHCLAGEENLCDALRGWVGFTTPGGLQEYLTVPEGYLLPLPPNVTDPQGAAMSCALGTGYRAVVTRGAVRAGETVVVIGTGGVGLHALQFARAAGARTVAVDVGQAQLAAARQVGADLAVRPEEASGVSREVTGGRGADLVVDCVGSGASTALAVGLVRKGGRMVLVGYTTDEAHQPTIPTDQIVLREVSIIGSRYLTRPELARAIDLVGRGLVRPVISEVLELAEVNTALQRIREGRAAGRVVVRVAGAA; from the coding sequence GTGACGGTGCGCAGCATGGTGGTGGAGCGGTTCGGCCAGCCGCTGGTCCCCGCAGATCGGCCGGAGCCGGTGCCGGGGCCCGGCGAGGTCGTGATCCGCGTGCTGGTCTGCGGCCTGTGCCGCACCGACCTCAAGATCGTTGACGGACGGATGCCCTTCTCGGCCCGACAGGTCCTTCCCCACGTCCCCGGTCACGAGGTGGTCGGGGAGGTCGCCGCTCGCGGCCCGGGAACGGCGCTGCCGGTGGGCCAGCGGGTCGTCGTGTTCAACTACTGGGGCTGCGGACGCTGTCCCCACTGTCTGGCCGGCGAGGAGAACCTCTGCGACGCGCTGCGGGGATGGGTGGGTTTCACCACCCCCGGGGGGCTGCAGGAGTATCTGACGGTGCCCGAAGGCTACCTGCTGCCGCTGCCCCCCAACGTCACGGATCCACAAGGCGCGGCGATGTCCTGCGCCCTGGGCACGGGCTACCGCGCCGTGGTGACGCGGGGCGCGGTTCGGGCCGGCGAGACGGTGGTCGTCATCGGCACCGGCGGGGTGGGGCTGCACGCGCTCCAGTTTGCCCGTGCCGCCGGCGCCCGCACCGTGGCGGTGGACGTCGGCCAGGCGCAGCTGGCCGCCGCGCGGCAGGTGGGAGCGGACCTCGCCGTCCGACCGGAGGAGGCCTCCGGGGTGAGCCGGGAGGTCACCGGGGGACGCGGGGCCGACCTGGTCGTGGACTGCGTGGGCAGCGGCGCCTCCACTGCCCTGGCCGTGGGGCTGGTGCGCAAGGGCGGGCGCATGGTGCTGGTGGGCTACACGACCGACGAGGCCCATCAGCCGACGATCCCCACCGACCAGATCGTCCTGCGCGAGGTGAGCATCATCGGCTCCCGCTACCTCACCCGGCCGGAGCTGGCCCGGGCCATCGACCTCGTCGGGCGCGGTCTGGTGCGTCCGGTGATCTCCGAGGTCCTGGAGCTGGCCGAGGTCAACACGGCGCTGCAGCGGATCCGGGAGGGACGCGCCGCCGGCCGCGTCGTGGTGCGCGTTGCGGGGGCGGCGTGA
- a CDS encoding ABC transporter ATP-binding protein, whose amino-acid sequence MTAALQVDEIHTYYGESYILQGVSLRVLPGRLVAVLGRNGMGKTTLIRSVMGFTPPRRGAIYYEGREITALPSHAIAQQGIGLVPQGRRIFPSLSVLENLTVAARRGARDGWTLEHIFDVFPRLRERAHHRGNKLSGGEQQMLAIARALMTNPRFLIMDEPSEGLAPLLVQDLARILLELKQQGLSMLMVEQNLALALRLADHVYVMSKGRVVFDGDPERLQAEDEIRQRYLGV is encoded by the coding sequence ATGACGGCGGCCCTGCAGGTGGACGAGATCCACACCTACTACGGGGAGAGCTACATCCTCCAGGGCGTCTCCCTGCGGGTCCTCCCCGGCCGGCTCGTCGCCGTCCTCGGGCGCAACGGCATGGGCAAGACCACCCTCATCCGCTCGGTGATGGGCTTCACGCCGCCGCGGCGGGGAGCCATCTACTACGAGGGCCGGGAGATCACCGCGCTCCCCTCCCACGCCATCGCCCAGCAGGGTATCGGGCTCGTGCCCCAGGGGCGCCGGATCTTCCCCTCCCTGAGCGTGCTGGAGAATCTCACCGTGGCGGCGCGGCGCGGCGCCCGGGACGGGTGGACCCTCGAGCATATCTTCGATGTCTTCCCGCGCCTCCGGGAACGCGCCCACCACCGGGGCAACAAGCTCAGCGGCGGGGAGCAGCAGATGCTGGCCATCGCCCGGGCGCTGATGACGAACCCGCGATTCCTGATCATGGACGAGCCCTCCGAGGGCCTGGCGCCGCTGCTGGTCCAGGATCTGGCGCGGATCCTCTTGGAGCTGAAGCAGCAGGGCCTCTCCATGCTCATGGTGGAGCAGAACCTGGCCCTGGCGCTACGCCTGGCCGACCACGTCTACGTCATGAGCAAGGGGCGGGTCGTCTTCGACGGAGATCCCGAGCGCCTGCAGGCCGAAGACGAGATCAGGCAACGGTATCTGGGGGTGTGA
- a CDS encoding ABC transporter ATP-binding protein, with amino-acid sequence MATGAQGAPCLVLESVTKDFGGLRAVDRVNLRVEQGQRRAIIGPNGAGKTTLFHLISGELPVSAGRILFFGRDITGLPSYRRTALGLGRTYQITTLFPRLSVLENVLLALLGTDGRKYDPRRPVHAHGDLVDDARRLLDTAGLWERRGETVRSLSHGEQRQIEVLLALAGRPKLLLLDEPTAGLSPAEARVLTRLVRGLDPRITVLLIEHDMDVAFEVAEVITVMHLGRVLAEGTPGTIQANADVQQIYLGAGL; translated from the coding sequence ATGGCCACCGGGGCGCAGGGCGCCCCCTGCCTTGTCCTGGAGTCCGTGACGAAGGACTTCGGCGGGCTGCGGGCCGTGGACCGCGTCAACCTTCGTGTGGAGCAGGGTCAGCGCCGGGCCATCATCGGGCCCAACGGCGCGGGCAAAACGACGCTGTTCCATCTCATCAGCGGGGAACTGCCGGTCAGCGCGGGCCGGATCCTCTTCTTCGGTCGCGACATCACCGGGCTCCCCAGCTACCGCCGGACGGCGCTGGGCCTGGGACGGACCTACCAGATCACGACCCTCTTCCCCCGCCTCTCCGTCCTGGAGAACGTCCTGCTGGCCCTGCTGGGCACCGACGGGAGAAAATACGATCCCCGCCGCCCCGTCCATGCCCACGGTGACCTCGTGGACGATGCCCGGCGGCTGCTGGATACCGCCGGGCTGTGGGAACGGCGGGGCGAGACCGTGCGCAGCCTCTCCCACGGCGAGCAGCGGCAGATCGAGGTCCTGCTGGCCCTGGCCGGTCGGCCGAAGCTGCTGCTCCTCGACGAACCCACGGCCGGCCTGTCGCCCGCCGAGGCCCGGGTGCTGACCCGCCTCGTGCGGGGGCTCGATCCCCGGATCACGGTGCTGCTCATCGAGCACGACATGGACGTGGCCTTCGAGGTGGCGGAGGTGATCACCGTCATGCACCTGGGACGCGTGCTGGCCGAAGGAACACCGGGCACGATCCAGGCCAACGCCGACGTGCAGCAGATCTATCTTGGAGCCGGACTGTGA
- a CDS encoding cysteine hydrolase: MGQEETVPDRREMLAAVRARLSVDPTATALVLVDAHRGHLDPDVATMPVAPEEVPAVRGALARLVRGARAAGVPVVHVVMTHRRIPYPGADSMTNPFWRAVEEAAQTLTPGRRSTIRGHNLEGSVQTEILPELGPEPADYVIRSKKRLSAFYGTDLEFVLRTRGIRTVILAGINTNTCVLCTAFDAFNRDYAVIVARDAVASMYGPDLHRFGLENVSRCLGWVLTTDEILEVLGARAAAEG, from the coding sequence ATGGGACAGGAAGAGACCGTTCCGGACCGCCGGGAGATGCTGGCCGCCGTCCGCGCCCGATTGAGCGTGGACCCGACGGCCACGGCCCTGGTGCTGGTGGACGCGCATCGGGGCCACCTGGATCCCGACGTGGCCACCATGCCGGTGGCACCGGAGGAGGTTCCCGCCGTGCGCGGCGCCCTGGCCCGTCTGGTCCGGGGGGCGCGCGCGGCGGGAGTGCCGGTCGTGCATGTGGTGATGACCCACCGGCGCATCCCGTATCCCGGCGCCGACAGCATGACCAACCCCTTCTGGCGGGCGGTGGAGGAGGCGGCGCAGACGCTCACCCCGGGCCGGCGGAGCACCATCCGCGGCCACAACCTGGAAGGCAGCGTGCAGACCGAGATCCTCCCCGAGCTGGGGCCGGAGCCGGCCGATTACGTGATCCGGAGCAAGAAGCGGCTCTCGGCCTTCTACGGCACCGATCTCGAGTTCGTGCTCCGCACGCGCGGCATTCGGACGGTGATCCTCGCCGGCATCAACACCAACACCTGCGTCCTGTGCACGGCCTTCGACGCCTTCAACCGCGATTACGCGGTGATCGTGGCCCGCGACGCCGTGGCCAGCATGTACGGACCCGACCTGCACCGCTTCGGGCTGGAGAACGTGAGCCGCTGCCTGGGGTGGGTCCTGACCACCGACGAGATCCTGGAGGTGCTCGGGGCCCGGGCGGCGGCGGAGGGATAG
- a CDS encoding ABC transporter substrate-binding protein, with amino-acid sequence MESKATVKRLTALTVIGIVLAVGLWAGPPAASQPRPIRIGFIAPTTGVFAANGRDMINGFLMFWEEHGNAVAGRRVEVIVEDDVGAPANTLTKARRLVEQDRVSMLVGPLTASSGLALRDFVDSNKIPTIFPIVSADDITQRRRTPYIVRVGWTSSQPNQPFGEWVAKNTSYRRIATIGYDFAFGHENVGGFQRTFEENGGRIVQKLWPPIGAPDYGPYLSQLRRDIDAVYAIFSGADALRFLSQYQEFGLKGRIPLIGGGTLTDEHVLPQMGNEALDVITALHYSAALSTPENRAFASAYSKKTQRSPSYYSENAYTGARFIFEALQAVRGNVEDAQAFLAALRRVTIADAPRGPVRLDAYANPVQNIYIRRVERRGGLLQNTVIFTYPNVSQFWKYDPEEFLRQPVYSRDYPPLRP; translated from the coding sequence ATGGAGAGCAAGGCGACGGTGAAGCGTCTGACCGCGCTCACGGTGATAGGGATCGTCCTGGCGGTCGGCCTGTGGGCGGGCCCGCCGGCGGCGTCACAGCCCCGTCCCATCCGCATCGGTTTCATTGCGCCCACCACGGGCGTGTTCGCCGCCAACGGCCGGGACATGATCAACGGCTTCCTGATGTTCTGGGAGGAGCACGGGAATGCGGTGGCCGGGCGCCGGGTGGAGGTGATCGTGGAAGACGACGTCGGAGCCCCGGCCAACACCCTGACGAAGGCGCGCAGGCTGGTGGAGCAGGATCGCGTCTCCATGCTCGTCGGTCCCCTCACCGCGAGCTCCGGCCTGGCCCTGCGGGATTTCGTGGACAGCAACAAAATCCCGACGATCTTCCCCATCGTCTCCGCCGACGACATCACCCAGCGGCGGCGCACGCCCTACATCGTCCGGGTAGGGTGGACCAGCAGCCAGCCCAACCAGCCCTTCGGGGAGTGGGTGGCCAAGAACACCTCCTACCGGCGGATCGCCACCATCGGCTACGACTTCGCCTTCGGCCATGAGAACGTGGGCGGGTTCCAGCGGACCTTCGAGGAAAACGGCGGCCGCATCGTGCAGAAACTGTGGCCGCCTATCGGCGCCCCGGACTACGGCCCCTACCTCTCGCAGCTGCGGCGGGACATCGACGCCGTCTACGCCATCTTCTCGGGCGCCGACGCGCTGCGCTTCCTCAGCCAGTACCAGGAGTTCGGGTTGAAGGGGCGGATCCCGCTGATCGGAGGCGGCACGCTGACCGACGAGCACGTGCTCCCGCAGATGGGCAACGAGGCCCTGGACGTGATCACCGCCCTGCACTACAGCGCGGCGCTGAGCACGCCGGAGAACCGCGCCTTCGCCAGCGCCTACTCCAAGAAGACGCAGCGCTCGCCCTCCTACTACTCGGAGAACGCCTATACCGGGGCGCGGTTCATCTTCGAAGCGCTGCAGGCCGTCCGCGGCAACGTGGAGGACGCCCAGGCCTTCCTCGCCGCGCTGCGGCGGGTTACGATCGCCGACGCTCCCCGCGGGCCGGTGCGGCTGGACGCCTACGCCAACCCCGTGCAGAACATCTACATCCGGCGGGTGGAGCGGCGCGGCGGGCTGCTGCAGAACACGGTGATCTTCACCTATCCCAACGTCTCGCAGTTCTGGAAATACGACCCGGAGGAGTTCCTCAGGCAGCCCGTCTACAGCCGGGACTATCCGCCCCTGCGGCCCTGA